The nucleotide window GCCCGCTTCGATCGAGCCAACAAGTAGCAGCCATGGCAAGAGGCTACGGTCCAAGGCATGGGACCATTTCGTCGTGACAAGAGATGGTTATGATAACCCTGTGCAGGCAGAATGTAAATACTGTCACACCATAGTACAATGTAAGACTAAATACGGGACAGGAGTTTTGTCAAGGCATGTCAGAAGTGCTAGTTGTATGGAAATAACCCGATCCCTACCAAGTCACCAACCACAAGACTCTTCCCCAAGGTACGTTTTACGGACCCAAGAACAACGTGCATTTCCTTATGAACTACTATACATGAACAATCCATGCCTTTTTACATCTTCGCCCTGCCACACTTTATTTTGGAGTTGTACTTTTCTTAGATGCAAACTGGAATTCCCGCATCACAATCCCTATTTTGCGTACTTTTCTATCATTCAATGGATCATCCAAATATTTTTTGTTTTGGCCAAACTACCAACTTCTCATCCAAATTATATCAATCTCTAAATTTTATCTTTTAGGAAACAATCTAATCACTTTTCATCCAAATTATATCAATCTCTAAATTTTGTCTTTTAGGAAACAATCTAATTACTTTTCATCCATTTCTGCATCCATCTATACCCCTTCTTGTTCTGTTAATTCATTATTTACACTATCTACTTAAGAACCCTTTCTTTCTTCTTGTAGCATAAGCAATGTTACTGGAGAAGCCATGCCTGTTTCAGTTTGTAATTCATCCAGCAGAAAAAGAATGAGAATTGGTCGTGAGTCAACACAAGTCACCACAGATAACACAAAGCTCTGGAACAAGGACGGATTTTCGAGCAGGTTACGAGAATTAATTAATCAGTTGCAAGGCATCCAAGGGGATGTGAGAGGAGTTATAAATATACCTGTGCTAGATTCTGTTGCAGCTTCAAATCACCGTTGGAGTACAACCTATTTTGCATGCCGAAGAACATCGAGTCTTCATCAAAGGAAAATGTACGGGAGATCTGCAGAGAAAAATTTTATCATCAAGTTGATAAGCGAACACAAATCAGCTGGTGGTGTCACTGTTCTGCCTATTGTAGGCATCGGAGGAATTGGGAAGACAGCTCTGGCTCAACTTGTATACAATGATCCAGCAGTGGAAAATCAATTTGACCACAAGATATGGATTTGGGTGTCTAACAACTTTGATGAAGTGAGGCTCACAAGGGAGATGTTAGATTTTGTGTCACAGGAAACACATGGAGGGCTTTGCAACCTTGCCAAGCTTCAGGAGATCTTGAAGGGTAATATCAAGTCAAAGAGGATTCTACTTATTTTAGATGATGTTTGGGATGACAAAAATGACTGCCAATGGAACCAGCTGTTGGCTCCTTTTAAGTCTGacaatgcaaacaacaatttgaTACTAATGACAACTAGAAAACCATCTGTTGCAAAAAGGAGAGGAACGGCTGAACCAATTAAGTTAGGTGCGTTGGAAAAAGATGATTTCTGGTTATTGTTTAAAGCACATGCATTTGGTGATGAGAACTACGAAGAGCAAGAAAGTCTAAGTGGCATAGGACAAAAAATAGCACACAAGTTAAAAGGAAACCCATTAGCGGCACAAACTGCAGGAGCACTATTAATAGAGCATCTCACCGTTGAACATTGGACTAACGGTCTGAAGAATGAAGATTGGAAATCGCTGCACCTCAGTAGTGGAATTATGTCATCTTTGAAGTTTTGCTATGACGAGCTGCCCTTCCATTTACAGCAGTGCTTCTCATATTGTTCTATATTCCCATACGGTTATCAGTTTCCCGCGGAGGAGTTAGTCTATATGTGGATTTCACACGGATTTGTGAAGCTAGACGATTCAAGTGCGAGTTTAAAGGATACGGGATGGTACTATCTAACTGACTTGGTGAACCTGGGCTTCTTTGAGCAAGTCATCTCTTCGGTCAGACAAACTTCCTATTCCATTAGTGGTCTCATGCATGAGTTTGCAAGGGTTGTTTCAAGAACGGAGTGTGCAACAATAGATGGTATATATTGCAATGAAATATTGCCAACTGTACACCATTTGTCAATACTAACTGATTCAATATATTCCATGGATGATCAGATGAGCAACATACCTTGTAGCAAGAAGTTTGAAGAAAAATTGAGAAGTTCATTTACATCAGTGAAAAAATTGAGGTCATTGGTGTTAATTGGGCAGTATGACTCTTTCTTCTTCAAAGCCTTCCAAGAAGTATTCCAAAAGGAACATCATTTGCGAGTGCTGCATTTGTCTGCAACATCTGCTGATTTTCATTCCTTCTTGTGTAGTAGGGTAAATCATAGACATCTCCAGTATCTGAAACTTCAGGACAGTCATGTTGAGTTGGGTTCCTCGCCTCAAGTTTCGAGCAAGTTTTTCAATCGAGTGTTAGATGGTTGGCTTACCTCTTTACAAACAATTCATCTAGAGAACTGTGGAGAATGCTGGATAGTTCCATCACTGAAAAGGCTTCCGTCTCTTACAAGGTTATTTTTGAGAAACATGCGGAAAGTAAGAGAAGTATCGTTTCCGTCATTGGAGGAGCTAGTTTTAGTTGAAATGTCAGAGTTGGAGAGTTGTGTGTGCACTTCTCTGGGAGATATGAACTCTAGTTTAAGGGTATTGGATATCCGAAATTGCCACAAACTCAAGATGTTTGATTTGCTTGAGAAACATCATAGCTTCAAAATGAAGAAGGGTTCATGGTTGCCCAATCTTAGGAAGTTCATTGTTTACGATTGTCCTCACTTGGAAGTAGTGATCCCTCTTCGGCCTTCAGCCACATTTTCTGAACTTTTAATCAGCAGAGTTTCAACATCTTTGACAATAGACAAGTTTTACATGGAAACATTCGAAATTAGGCCAAATAGTCTTTTGGGTGAGTCTTTTGGTGAGATGAGATTGGATGAAAAAATCTTGGCATTCCATAATCTGAGGGACCTCAAATGTTTGGAAATAAGTTTCTGCAGGAATCTGACGTCTATTCCACTAATAAGTTTTCATCAGCTCGTATCTTTAGAGAGTTTGACAATAGTGggctgcacaaaactcttctcttcGGATGTTGTGTCAGCGCACACCCATGAAGATATGATAGCTGCAGATTATATAGCCCTCCCATGTCTTGAAAGTCTCAGTATTTTTTCATGTGGAATAACGGGGAAGTGGCTATCTCTGATGCTTCGACATGCGCCGGCAGTGAAGAAATTGATGTTAAATGGCTGTCCAAAGTTGACACAGTTACGGATTGAAGAGGAAGAAAACGGCCAGTCGAATCTCAACCCAGCCTCGGAGGCTTCATCATCAGGATATCAAAATGGTTTGTCAGCAAGCTCAGATCCAGACGGTTTGTGGTGCATCCCGTCGAATCTCACCACTTCTCTCAAAACTATAACTATTGAAAGATGCCCTCATCTAATATTTGACGTCGCCAGATTTACCTCCCTCGAGGAACTACAAATACTCGGGGGATGCCCCAAGATGCTCTCGTCTTTGGTGCACAGAAGACTGCTCCTACCGCAATCACTTGAACAAATTGCAATATATGAGTATCCTCAGGAAACCATTCAGCCATGCTTTCTGAATAACCGTACGTGCCTCAAAAAGATACAGTTATTTTATAGCTGAGCTTTGAATTCTGTAATGCTGCACTCCTGTACATCGTTGGAAGACTTGACAATTAGAGAATGCAAATCACTCACTGCATTACACGGCATGGAATCGCTCAGGACTCTCAGGGCTTTGGCACTATATTCGAACTCAAGTTTGGAGCTTCTAGAGCTGAAACCGTTGACACTGCTGGAAGATCTTGAGATTGTACACTGTACTTCGCTCGTCCCACTAGAGGGCTTGCGATCCCTCGTGAACCTCAGGCATTTCAAAGTAGTCGGATCCCTGACAGGGTTTGGAGAGAGTTGTGATGGGACCATTTTCCCTAGACTGGAAAGTCTTACTATCGATATGTTGTCTCGCCTTACCACGCCATTCTGCAAGGGCCTTACCTGCCTCCAACAACTAAAGCTATATGATTTGAAAGAAGCAAGATTAACAGATGAGCAAGAGAAGGCACTTCTGCAGGTCCCTGCAGGATCTCCATTTTCTCAACTGTGATGACCTGGTACATCTTCCGGCGAGGCTGCACAGCCTTCCTTCCCTCAAGAGGTTAAAGATCGGATGGTGTCCACGCATCTCAGAGCTACCCAAGGAGGGCCTCCGACCTTCGCTGGAGAAACTTCATATAGTATGTTGTGATGATCTGGAAGATCTTCCTGCGGGGCTGTACAACCTTCCTTCCCTCAAGAAACTGAAGATCGAGTGTTGTAAGGGCCTCTCACGGCTGCCCAAGGAGGGCCTCCCACCCTCGTTGGAACAGCTCAAGGTCGAAGACTGCGGCAACAAGCTCTCAAAACAATGCAGATTGCTAGCAACAAGCAAACTAAAGGTCAAGATTGAGGAGCCCTTTCTGGGATGATTACCTGCTGTCTTGCTGCTGTGTAAGGTAGGTACACTTCTTAGTTTCTACCATACTACATTGGTGTCTGTCAACAGAAGATGATGAACACCTTTTCCATTTTAATTGACGTATTGacgtgttggtgcgccattagtgtgcaaatactaatggcgcaccacatccacggtgcgccattagtaaattttttttttacaaaatttcatcaaaactactaatggcgcaccgtggaagtggtgcgccattagtagttgaactagtaatggcgcaccactcccacggtgcgccattagtaaaaaaagtTTTTTTAAATTGTTTTTCaaaactattaatggcgcaccgtgggagtggtgcgccattagtagttgaactagtaatggcgcaccacccccacggtgcgccattagtaacttggccaccacttccaccgaatgcacccccctccccccgtggaccaccttttcagttttaaaaaaataaacaaaaatgatgtaaatgtcaaaaaaaataaaagaaaataagtttcccatgtgatatgtggtctagttgttgtgaaaatttacaaatatgaatttcgactttatttgcaaaatctctcgagaatttgtaaaatgggcataacttttgcgtacgaactcggatgaaaaagttttttatatgaaaaatcatctacgcTGCGTGCGATCTATGAGTAACgctgcttggatcggtcggatctggaagacgtacgactacttcgtCTACGTTGCGTCAACTCTTCCgctgttgatctacaagggtacgtagatcacactctcccctctcgttgctatgcatcaccatgatcttgcgtgtgcgtaggagaATTTTTGACATTACTACGTTCtctaacagtggcatccgagcctggatttctggtttgatgttatatgcacgagtagaacacaagtgagttgtgggcgatataagtcatacttcctaccagcatgtcatactttggttcggcggtattgttggatgaagcggcccggaccgacattacgcgtacgcttacgcgagaccggttctcccgacatgctttgcacataggtggcttgcgggtgactgtttctccaactttagttgaaccgagtgtggctacgcccggtccttgcgaaggttaaaacggcatcaacttgacaaactatcgttgtggttttgatgcgtaggtgagattggttcttgcttaagcccgtagcagccacgtaaaacttgcaacaacaaagtagaggacgtctaacttgtttttgcagggcatgttgtgatgtgatatggtcaagacatgatgctaaactttattgtatgagatgatcatgttttgtaaccgagttatcggcaactggcaggagccatatggttgtcgctttattgtatgcaatgcaatcgcgatgtaatgctttactttatcactaagcggtagcgatagtcgtggaagcatgagattggcgagacgacaacgatgctacgatggagatcaaggtgtcgctccgctgacgatggtgatcataacggtgcttcggagatggagatcacaggcacaagatgatgatggccatatcatatcacttatattgattgcatgtgatgtttatcttttatgcatcttatcttgctttgattgacggtagcattataagacgATCTCTTACTAATTATCAAGaatgttctccctgagtatgcaccgttgcgaaagttcttcgtgctgagacaccacgtgatgatcgggtgtgataggctctacgttcaaatacaacgggtgcaaaacagttgcacacgcggaatactcaggttatacttgacgagccaagcatatacagatatggcctcggaacacggagaccgaaaggtcgagcgtgaatcatatagtagatatgatcaacatagtgatgttcaccaatgaaactactccatctcacgtgatgatcggacatggtttagttgatttggatcacgtgatcacttagaggattgagagatgtctatctaagtgggagttcttaagtaatttgattaattgaacttaaatttatcatgaacttagtacctgatagtatcttgctagCAACAAGCAAGCTAAAGGTCAAGATTGATGAGCCCTTTCTGGGATGATTACCTGTTGTCTTGCTGCTGTGTAAGGTAGGTACACTTCTTAGTTTCTACCATACTACATTGGTGTCTGTCAACAGAAGATGATGAACACCTTTTCCATTTTAATTGACGTATTGCACATATcattactaggaaaagggctatagatggaattgacactaatggcgcaccagacatgtggtgcgccattactatatactaatggcgcaccatgtgttggtgcgccattagtgtgcaaatactaatggcgcaccacatccacggtgcgccattagtaaaaattttTAATAATTTCatcaaatactaatggcgcacgtgggagtggtgcgccattagtagttgaactagtaatggcgcaccactccacggtgcgccattagtaaatttttttttaattgtttttcaaaactactaatggcgcaccgtgggagtggtgcgccattactagttgaactagtaatggcgcaccactcccaggtgcgccattagtaacttggccaccatccaccgaatgcaccccccctcccccggaccgccttttcagttttaaaaaaaaaaaatgatggaaatgtcaaaaaataaaagaaaataagtttcccatgtgatatgtggtctagttgttgtgaaaatttacaaatatgaatttcgactttatttgcaaaatctctcgagaatttgtaaaatgggcataacttttgcgtacgaactcggatgaaaaagttttttatatgaaaaatcatctacgcTGCGTGCGATCTATGAGTAACgctgcttggatcggtcggatctggaagacgtacgactacttctctacgttgcgtcaacgcttccgctgttgatctacaagggtacgtagatcacactctcccctctcgttgctatgcatcaccatgatcttgcgtgtgcgtaggagaatttttgaaattactattccccaacagtggcatcgaGCCTGGTTtctggtttgatgttatatgcacgagtagaacacaagtgagttgtgggcgatataagtcatactgcttaccagcatgtcatactttggttcggcggtattgttagatgaagcggcccggaccgacattacgcgtacgcttacgcgagactggttctaccgacgtgctttgcacacaggtggtcgggtgactgtttctccaactttagttgaaccgagtgtggctacgcccggtccttgcgaaggttaaaacggcatcaacttgacaaactatcgttgtggttttgatgcgtaggtgagattggttcttgcttaagcccgtagcagccacgtaaaacttgcaacaacaaagtagaggacgtctaacttgtttttgcagggcatgttgtgatgtgatatggtcaagacatgatgctaaaatttattgtatgagatgatcatgttttgtaaccgagttatcggcaactggcaggagccatatggttgtcgctttattgtatgcaatgcaatcgcgatgtaatgctttactttatcactaagcggtagcgatagtcgtggaagcataagattggcgagacgacaacgatgctacgatggagatcaaggtgtcgccgccggtgacgatggtgatcataacggtgcttcggagatggagatcacaagcacaagatgatgatggccatatcatatcacttatattgattgcatgtgatgtttatcttttatgcatcttatcttgctttgattgacggtagcattataagatgatctctcactaattatcaagaagtgttctccctgagtatgcaccgttgcgaaagttcttcgtgctgagacaccacgtgatgatcgggtgtgataggctctacgttcaaatacaacgggtgcaaaacagttgcacacgcggaatactcaggttatacttgacgagccaagcatagcaagatatggcctcggaacacggagaccgaaaggtcgagcgtgaatcatatagtagatatgatcaacatagtgatgttcaccaatgaaactactccatctcacgtgatgatcggacatggtttagttgatttggatcacgtgatcacttagaggattagagagatgtctatctaagtggataggttcttaagtaatttgattaattgaacttaaatttatcatgaacttagtacctgatagtatcttgctagCAACAAGCAAGCTAAAGGTCAAGATTGATGAGCCCTTTCTGGGATGATTACCTGTTGTCTTGCTGCTGTGTAAGGTAGGTACACTTCTTAGTTTCTACCATACTACATTGGTGTCTGTCAACAGAAGATGATGAACACCTTTTCCATTTTAATTGACGTATTGCACATATcattactaggaaaagggctatagatggaattgacactaatggcgcaccagacatgtggtgcgccattactatatactaatggcgcaccatgtgttggtgcgccattagtgtgcaaatactaatggcgcaccacatccacggtgcgccattagtaaaaatttttttacaaaatttcatcaaaactactaatggcgcaccgtgggagtggtgcgccattagtagttgaactagtaatggcgcaccactcccacggtgcgccattagtaaaaaaagtTTTTTTAAATtgtttttcaaaactactaatggtgcaccgtgggagtggtgcgccattagtagttgaactagtaatggcgcaccacccccacggtgcgccattagtaacttggccaccacttccaccgaatgcacccccccccccggaccgccttttcagttttaaaaaaataaacaaaaatgatggaaatgtcaaaaaaataaaagaaaataagtttcccatgtgatatgtggtctagttgttgtgaaaatttacaaatatgaatttcgactttatttgcaaaatctctcgagaatttgtaaaatgggcataacttttgcgtacgaactcggatgaaaaagttttttatatgaaaaatcatctacgcTGCGTGCGATCTATGAGTAACGGTGCTTGCATCGGTCggatcgcgaagacgtacgactacttcctctacgttgcgtcaacgcttccgctgttgatctacaagggtacgtagatcacactctaccctctcgttgctatgcatcaccatgatcttgcgtgtgcgtaggagaatttttgaaattactacgttccccaacagtggcatccgagcctggttttctggtttgatgttatatgcacgagtagaacacaagtgagttgtgggcgatataactCATACCGCCTACCAGCATGtaatactttggttcggcggtattgttagatgaagcggcccggaccgacattacgcgtacgtttacgcgagaccggttctcccgacgtgctttgcatataggtggcttgcgggtgactgtttctccaactttagttgaaccgagtgtggctacgcccggtccttgcgaaggttaaaacggcatcaaCTAGACAAattatcgttgtggttttgatgcgtaggtgagattggttcttgcttaagcccgtagcagccacgtaaaacttgcaacaacaaagtagaggacgtctaacttgtttttgcagggcatgttgtgatgtgatatggtcaagacatgatgctaaaatttattgtatgagatgatcatgttttgtaaccgagttatcggcaactggcaggagccatatggttgtcgctttattatatgcaatgcaatcgcgatgtaatgctttactttatcactaagcggtagcgatagtcgtggaagcatgagattggagagacgacaacgatgctacgatggagatcaaggtgtcgctccgctgacgatggtgatcataacggtgcttcggagatggagatcacaggcacaagatgatgatggccatatcatatcacttatattgattgcatgtgatgtttatcttttatgcatcttatcttgctttgattgacggtagcattataagacgatctcttactaaattatcaagaagtgttctccctgagtatgcaccgttgcgaaagtttttcgtgctgagacaccacgtgatgatcgggtgtgataggctgtacgttcaaatacaacgggtgcaaaacagttgcacatgcggaatactcaggttatacttgacgagccaagcata belongs to Triticum urartu cultivar G1812 chromosome 7, Tu2.1, whole genome shotgun sequence and includes:
- the LOC125518041 gene encoding disease resistance protein RGA2-like, with translation MEEGVGWLALAILASPLIDKHDPWVSEAGLAEEIDGLKSEIKGVHMVVSAVKGRALGNEALAGSLVHLKEVLYDARNLVDDLDYYRLQQGKPASIEPTSSSHGKRLRSKAWDHFVVTRDGYDNPVQAEFCNSSSRKRMRIGRESTQVTTDNTKLWNKDGFSSRLRELINQLQGIQGDVRGVINIPVLDSVAASNHRWSTTYFACRRTSSLHQRKMYGRSAEKNFIIKLISEHKSAGGVTVLPIVGIGGIGKTALAQLVYNDPAVENQFDHKIWIWVSNNFDEVRLTREMLDFVSQETHGGLCNLAKLQEILKGNIKSKRILLILDDVWDDKNDCQWNQLLAPFKSDNANNNLILMTTRKPSVAKRRGTAEPIKLGALEKDDFWLLFKAHAFGDENYEEQESLSGIGQKIAHKLKGNPLAAQTAGALLIEHLTVEHWTNGLKNEDWKSLHLSSGIMSSLKFCYDELPFHLQQCFSYCSIFPYGYQFPAEELVYMWISHGFVKLDDSSASLKDTGWYYLTDLVNLGFFEQVISSVRQTSYSISGLMHEFARVVSRTECATIDGIYCNEILPTVHHLSILTDSIYSMDDQMSNIPCSKKFEEKLRSSFTSVKKLRSLVLIGQYDSFFFKAFQEVFQKEHHLRVLHLSATSADFHSFLCSRVNHRHLQYLKLQDSHVELGSSPQVSSKFFNRVLDGWLTSLQTIHLENCGECWIVPSLKRLPSLTRLFLRNMRKVREVSFPSLEELVLVEMSELESCVCTSLGDMNSSLRVLDIRNCHKLKMFDLLEKHHSFKMKKALNSVMLHSCTSLEDLTIRECKSLTALHGMESLRTLRALALYSNSSLELLELKPLTLLEDLEIVHCTSLVPLEGLRSLVNLRHFKVVGSLTGFGESCDGTIFPRLESLTIDMLSRLTTPFCKGLTCLQQLKLYDLKEARLTDEQEKALLQGLRPSLEKLHIVCCDDLEDLPAGLYNLPSLKKLKIECCKGLSRLPKEGLPPSLEQLKVEDCGNKLSKQCRLLATSKLKVKIEEPFLG